ATTACTTCATCTACTCTTGCTTCGCTGTTTTCTATATTTGCTAAAGAAAGAAGTTGTAATTCTCTAGTGTACAAGCCACTTAAATAATGTGCTACTTCGCCGCCCTTATCATAATCAAGACAATTTAACAATTCAATAAAAATAGCACTAGCTCTTTTTACATAATACACTCTTTCTTCTATATTTTCATTTTGTATAGCTATTTTTATCCTACTTGAAAAGCGTAAAATCCCAGCATAAAGCATTTCGATTAATTTTTCTTGAGATTCTACACCCACTTGATTTTGTGAATATGCACTATAAACCGCACTATTTACCATTTAAAATCCTTTCATTATTAAGAATTTTGATTATTTGCTGCATTAATCATATTGGTAATAACACTTGCTTGATTATTTAATTTTGCAATTATACCATCATATGCAGCCCATCTTGACCACATTGTGTCATATCTGCTTTCTATAGATTTTTTAGTTGCATCTATAGTTTCATTTAGATTTTTTGATTCTTTGGTTAATGCATCCTTATAGCCACCAAAAGATCCATCAGAGCTTACCATTTCCTTCATGGTATTTTTTAAAATTCCAAAAGTTCCTGTTTCTTCTTTGTAAGTTGAATACATAGTTTTAGGACTTAAACCGAATTCTTTTAAGAAATTTTTATCTCCTTGAATTTCTAGATTGCTACCTGAAGTTCCTTTGATTTTAAGCTGTATTTTTTGATTTTGCGTTCCTTGGTTGATTACTTCAAAGCTAGCCTCCAACCCTTCTAAACCAAAACTATTGATATGTTTAACTAAATTTTGAGCCATTTCTACATCATCTTTTCCAGTTAAAACAAAATCAGTTCCATCTTTGTTTTTAGACAAATCAATAGTTTCGTCATTATAAATAATCTTGAAATCTTTACCTTTAAATTCAACTCCTTTAGGATATTTTGTAGCTAAACCACTAAAATTATCCCCTATTAAGTCAATATCTTCAAATCCACTACTTCCAACAAAAAATTTCTCTGCCATTTCAGGATCTTCGTTAAATTTGGTATTAAATTTAGAAGAATCAAAAGTCATCACTCCATCTGATAAAGTTAATCCATAATCTGCTAAAGATAAACTAACTTTAGATGATACTTTAATACCTTCTGAAGTATCACTATCACCTTCTATAACAGTTCCATCTACTGTTATAGTTTTAAGTAAAATATCATTAATTTGAGATTTGATATTATAAATTTCACTTACACCTACAAAATTTCCTTTAGTTCCTGCCTCAACATCATATTTTGTAGCAGCGGTAATATTTTGCATTAAATCATTATAAGCAGTAGCTAAATTTTGCATAGCCTCTGATAAAGCTTCAGTATCTTGACTTACGTTAAAATTAATTTCACCTTTTTGTTTTAATTCTAAAGTTACATCAGTACCTATATCTGTGATAGTATTAGTTGGTCTTGACATTTTAACACCATCTACACTAAAAATTGCATCCATACCTTTTTGAATATGATTGGTACTATCTTTGATATTATAACCTTGAGGGGTGCTAGTATCTAAAGTAATTCCAAATTTAGAACTTAATAAATTGGTAGCTTTACTATCTCTAGTATAATTATCATAATCAATATTACCATTTGAATCTTTAGCATAGCCCCCATCAAATACGCTAAGTTCTCCTCCATTAGTAGTTCTAAATTTACCATTTTTTAAATCAAGTTCTATTTTTCCATTTGTTTGTTTTTTTAATTCATCTGCTAAACTTTGGTAGGTAGTCTGATCATCAATATCAATGGTGTATCTTTCGTAATTTTCACCATTTTTAATTACAAAAGTTAAAGAAGTTTTTTCGCCTGAATTTAAAAGCTTCTGATCTTTAATAGCATCTAAACCTGTATTCCCTTGTATTTCCTCTTTGCTGCTATTTCCGCTTGGTCTAAAACCAAATAAACCACCAGCACTAATACTATTCTTATCAAGTTCCCAACCTAAACCTGCAAGTAATTTATCATCTCCAGAGAATGAAATATTATTTTGTGCTCCAGTTTCTGTACTTTGCACTACTAAGCGGTAAGGGTTGTTTTTGTCGCCTGTGTTGACAATTTTTGCTTCAATTTTACCACCAGAAATTCCATTGATTTTTTCTGCAAGTTGAGATACTGTAGTGCTTTGATCGATATCGATTTTATAATTTTTACCATTTTGTGTAATAGTAAAAGAAGCACTATTTCCTTGCAATCCTAAACTTTTCATTACAGATTCTGTTTTATCTTTAAATCCATTACTTTGATAAACATCTTTTTGAGCAAGTTGATCTACCACTACATTCATATTTTTCAGATCAGACAAAGATCCAACCGTCAAACTAGCAGCAGCGCTATCTCC
This genomic stretch from Campylobacter lari subsp. concheus harbors:
- the fliD gene encoding flagellar filament capping protein FliD codes for the protein MAVGSLGSLGIGSGVLTSDTLNKLKEAEMNANLSLYNSQLETNSSRQKDLAELEAKLLAFQTAVNSLGDASQFNQKKVSPSVSGDSAAASLTVGSLSDLKNMNVVVDQLAQKDVYQSNGFKDKTESVMKSLGLQGNSASFTITQNGKNYKIDIDQSTTVSQLAEKINGISGGKIEAKIVNTGDKNNPYRLVVQSTETGAQNNISFSGDDKLLAGLGWELDKNSISAGGLFGFRPSGNSSKEEIQGNTGLDAIKDQKLLNSGEKTSLTFVIKNGENYERYTIDIDDQTTYQSLADELKKQTNGKIELDLKNGKFRTTNGGELSVFDGGYAKDSNGNIDYDNYTRDSKATNLLSSKFGITLDTSTPQGYNIKDSTNHIQKGMDAIFSVDGVKMSRPTNTITDIGTDVTLELKQKGEINFNVSQDTEALSEAMQNLATAYNDLMQNITAATKYDVEAGTKGNFVGVSEIYNIKSQINDILLKTITVDGTVIEGDSDTSEGIKVSSKVSLSLADYGLTLSDGVMTFDSSKFNTKFNEDPEMAEKFFVGSSGFEDIDLIGDNFSGLATKYPKGVEFKGKDFKIIYNDETIDLSKNKDGTDFVLTGKDDVEMAQNLVKHINSFGLEGLEASFEVINQGTQNQKIQLKIKGTSGSNLEIQGDKNFLKEFGLSPKTMYSTYKEETGTFGILKNTMKEMVSSDGSFGGYKDALTKESKNLNETIDATKKSIESRYDTMWSRWAAYDGIIAKLNNQASVITNMINAANNQNS
- the fliS gene encoding flagellar export chaperone FliS, which encodes MVNSAVYSAYSQNQVGVESQEKLIEMLYAGILRFSSRIKIAIQNENIEERVYYVKRASAIFIELLNCLDYDKGGEVAHYLSGLYTRELQLLSLANIENSEARVDEVINVVKGLLEAWREVHQK